One Trichormus variabilis 0441 genomic window, CATAAGGCTGCCAAACCTTATAAAAGTAAATAGTCATTGAAAAATTGCTCTTTTTTATAGATATATAAATCTCTATTTCTATAATGCCTGTAGATGCTGGCAAGAAGTGAGCGGCTTGGGATTGAAAGCTATTATTTGTCTGAAGATAGAGGATATTTTCAGACAAAAATCATATTTTGGTGAAAATCCAGTCTAAGAGGTTGACAATGGAAGCAAATAGTGGTTACTTCGGTAAGCATTTACCACTAATTTCTGCGGGAATTTTTTTAGGTTTGGGATTAGGAGGCTTTGTAGATGGTATTCTCCTGCATCAAATCCTCCAGTGGCACCATATGTTAAGCAGCGTTCGACCCTTGACCACCGACTCTAACATAGATGTGAACATGGTATGGGATGGTTTATTTCATGCTTTAGATTGGGTGTTGACTGTAATTGGAGTGGTATTGTTGTGGAGGGCTGGAGGACGTGATGATGTGGTGTGGTCATCACGCACCTTTGGCGGTTCTTTGCTTGTGGGTGCTGGGTTATTCAACCTGGTGGAAGGAATAATTAATCACCAAATTCTGGGTATTCATCACGTAAAACCAGGGGTACATCAGTTAGCTTGGGATTTAGGATTCTTGGTTTTGGGAGCGTTGCTTGTCTTGGTAGGTGGGATGATGCTACAAAGGGGCAACACTGAAATTAGTGAGTAGTTCAGTAGTTACATTCCTCAACTTTTTGTCCAGCGACTTATGTCCATCGATACTTTTGAAAAAAGCAGCTTGAATTGGCAGGTTTCTCAGTTCCAACAACAAGTAGGAGAATGGCTAGAATACCAGTCGTACCGCTTTGAGCAAGCATTACCAAATTTGAGTCCTGGCTGGAAACTTGCTCCGTGGGTGATTAATCTTTTGAGTGTTTTATCTTGGTCGTTACTAGTTTTATTCTTAACTGTAGTAATTTGGCGTTTATGGGTAGCATTTAGCCCTTATGTATTTTCATGGTTAAATAACAGAGGTTATGCTCAAAACGAGGCGAAAATATCGACTCCAGATTTATCTGTGGCAAATTGGTTAGAGCGATCGCAAGCACTGTACCATCAAGGTAATTATCGTGAGGCTTGTCGTTGTCTTTATTTAGCTATCTTGCAGCATTTGCACGACAGCAAACTTATTCTCCACAAACCTAGTCGCACTGATAGCGAATATCTGCAACTGCTACGTTTGTCTACAACTCCCGTCCAACCTTATGAAACTGTGATTACTACTCACGAGCAATTATGTTTCGGCAATGCAGAGATTTTGCCAGAAAATTATGAACAGTGTCGGCAAGCCTACCGGGAGATTGTACAGCAATGAAACGCTCAAATCGAGTTGCTTGGCTGGGTGCGATCGCTTTAGGGGTGATAATTATACTGAGTTTTATCGCTGCGCCTAATACACAAATTAATAGTGGTTCTACTTATAATCGCGCCGCCGATGGTTATGGTGCTTGGTATGCTTTTATGCAGAAACAAGGAATTACTATCCAACGCTGGCAAAAACCTTTAAGTCAACTCAATAATGAGAAAGAACCCGCTACAGTCTTACGAGTATATGGTTACCTAAGACAGCCACAATTAGATCGTGATGAAGAAAAATGGCTGGAGAAAGGGAATAATTTAGTAATTTTGGGTGTGCGTACACGGGTAAGTGCAGCCAACTTTCAGACTATGCAGCCGTCACCCGTCGGTGAAGTTAAAATTGACACGAGAAGACGTTTTCAAAAAGCTAAACAATCAGGA contains:
- a CDS encoding DUF4129 domain-containing protein, producing MSIDTFEKSSLNWQVSQFQQQVGEWLEYQSYRFEQALPNLSPGWKLAPWVINLLSVLSWSLLVLFLTVVIWRLWVAFSPYVFSWLNNRGYAQNEAKISTPDLSVANWLERSQALYHQGNYREACRCLYLAILQHLHDSKLILHKPSRTDSEYLQLLRLSTTPVQPYETVITTHEQLCFGNAEILPENYEQCRQAYREIVQQ
- a CDS encoding DUF2243 domain-containing protein, which produces MEANSGYFGKHLPLISAGIFLGLGLGGFVDGILLHQILQWHHMLSSVRPLTTDSNIDVNMVWDGLFHALDWVLTVIGVVLLWRAGGRDDVVWSSRTFGGSLLVGAGLFNLVEGIINHQILGIHHVKPGVHQLAWDLGFLVLGALLVLVGGMMLQRGNTEISE